The proteins below are encoded in one region of Reichenbachiella sp. 5M10:
- the nuoK gene encoding NADH-quinone oxidoreductase subunit NuoK produces the protein MIPIEHYIVLSAALLIIGLMIIIIKRNAIMVLVGVELILNAANINLVAFAKNDPLLTGQMMSLFVIVIAVAESAVALAIIYQVYRHQQVSNIDELDELNG, from the coding sequence ATGATACCGATAGAACACTATATCGTCTTGAGTGCAGCGCTATTGATCATCGGTCTGATGATCATCATCATCAAGCGAAACGCCATCATGGTGTTGGTAGGGGTGGAGCTGATCCTCAATGCCGCCAATATCAATTTGGTCGCTTTCGCGAAAAACGACCCACTGCTCACTGGGCAGATGATGTCGCTCTTTGTGATCGTGATCGCGGTAGCAGAGTCTGCCGTAGCACTGGCGATCATCTATCAGGTGTACAGACACCAACAAGTATCCAACATAGACGAACTAGACGAATTGAATGGTTGA
- a CDS encoding NADH-quinone oxidoreductase subunit L, with amino-acid sequence MVDLNSILMLAILLLPLVGGLLAYMAGNRGGGVTIATVFAGVLGIAVWSFLTIPAGTDLQADWIRLGQYSFAVGLWYDQLTGIMVMVVALIALLVAVFSMEYMKHDESRARYFGLLGLFAFSMYGIVLSSNLLLTFVFWELVGFSSYLLIGFWFDQVKPPLSSFKAFVMNKVGDAGFLLGIFVLYAYFKTLNIAELLVLAEAGLDIPDAMLFMAGLGLFLAAVGKSAQFPLQTWLPDAMTGPTPVSALIHAATMVAAGVYLLVRVFPLLSPDVLQLIGVIGGVTAFTGAFAAFAQNDIKKILAYSTVSQLGYMVMAIGAGFPVAAFFHLVTHAFFKAGLFLCAGSIIHYFHETNHDHAFDAQDIRNMGGLRTVLPVTFVAFTICTLSLAGIPLFSGFLSKELVLGGVLSSGLPMIVSIFALVSVFMTAAYMARLYFKVFFGEKVESTFMEHIRVKLPLIVLTALSFWIAFTLNPFGSHTGVTDALAQIIANPEPGHYAWLPMLSVVLAVSGILVAYLYVEKGMLVKPVSASKKIWGGLSANNFYLDHFHRKIVAGGAMKGASFLFFFDKKILDRLIDLLAKAEVVFAHFVGLIDKHVVDGLVKLLAWTARFAGGRTRKLQSGNVQMYFVWALFGLLIIVYFLT; translated from the coding sequence ATGGTTGATTTGAATTCCATATTGATGCTCGCTATTCTCCTGCTGCCCTTGGTCGGAGGTTTGTTGGCCTACATGGCGGGCAACCGAGGAGGAGGCGTGACGATCGCGACGGTCTTTGCTGGGGTACTCGGGATAGCCGTTTGGTCGTTTTTGACCATCCCTGCAGGAACCGACCTGCAGGCAGACTGGATTCGCTTGGGGCAATATAGTTTTGCCGTGGGGCTGTGGTACGATCAGCTGACAGGGATCATGGTGATGGTCGTGGCACTGATAGCACTACTGGTGGCGGTGTTCTCGATGGAGTACATGAAGCATGACGAGAGTCGTGCACGATATTTTGGCTTGCTGGGGCTGTTTGCTTTCTCGATGTACGGGATCGTCCTGTCTTCCAATTTGCTGTTGACCTTTGTGTTTTGGGAATTGGTAGGATTCTCTTCGTATCTATTGATTGGATTTTGGTTTGATCAGGTCAAGCCACCGCTTTCATCCTTCAAGGCCTTCGTGATGAACAAGGTAGGGGATGCAGGATTCCTCTTGGGTATATTTGTACTGTACGCCTATTTCAAGACGTTGAATATCGCGGAGCTATTGGTACTGGCGGAGGCTGGGCTGGATATCCCTGATGCGATGTTGTTCATGGCGGGCTTGGGGTTGTTTTTGGCAGCTGTGGGCAAGTCTGCACAGTTTCCGTTGCAGACCTGGTTGCCCGATGCGATGACAGGGCCTACACCCGTCTCTGCGTTGATCCATGCCGCGACGATGGTAGCAGCCGGGGTGTATTTATTGGTGCGTGTATTCCCATTGCTGTCGCCAGACGTACTGCAGTTGATCGGAGTGATTGGCGGGGTTACAGCCTTTACAGGTGCTTTTGCCGCATTCGCGCAAAACGATATCAAAAAGATTTTGGCCTACTCCACGGTATCCCAGTTGGGATACATGGTGATGGCGATAGGTGCTGGGTTTCCAGTAGCGGCATTTTTCCACCTTGTGACCCATGCTTTCTTCAAGGCGGGCTTGTTCCTCTGTGCAGGGAGTATCATCCACTATTTTCACGAGACCAATCACGATCATGCTTTTGATGCTCAGGACATCCGCAACATGGGTGGTTTGCGCACGGTGCTCCCAGTGACTTTCGTGGCATTCACGATTTGTACGCTTTCCTTGGCGGGCATACCGCTGTTCTCGGGTTTCTTGTCCAAGGAGCTAGTCCTTGGAGGTGTTTTATCTTCGGGGCTGCCGATGATCGTTTCGATATTTGCATTGGTGTCCGTGTTTATGACAGCTGCTTATATGGCTCGACTGTATTTCAAAGTGTTCTTTGGGGAGAAGGTAGAGAGTACTTTCATGGAACATATCAGAGTGAAGTTGCCACTGATCGTATTGACTGCTTTGTCGTTTTGGATTGCTTTTACACTCAACCCCTTTGGATCGCATACGGGGGTGACGGATGCTTTAGCGCAAATCATTGCCAATCCCGAACCAGGACATTATGCTTGGCTGCCGATGCTGTCTGTCGTACTGGCGGTCTCTGGAATTTTGGTGGCTTACCTCTATGTAGAGAAAGGAATGTTGGTCAAACCGGTCAGCGCATCTAAGAAGATATGGGGCGGGTTGTCTGCCAATAATTTTTACCTCGATCACTTTCATCGAAAGATCGTGGCTGGAGGTGCCATGAAGGGCGCCTCGTTCTTGTTTTTCTTTGACAAGAAGATATTGGATCGTTTGATTGATCTATTGGCGAAAGCCGAAGTAGTCTTTGCACATTTTGTGGGATTGATTGACAAGCACGTCGTGGATGGGCTGGTCAAGTTGCTGGCTTGGACGGCACGTTTTGCGGGTGGTCGCACCCGAAAACTACAGAGTGGTAATGTGCAGATGTATTTTGTGTGGGCTTTGTTTGGCCTATTGATCATTGTTTATTTTTTGACTTAA
- a CDS encoding NADH-quinone oxidoreductase subunit J, with the protein MEEINFNILAFYGFAGLAVISALMILMSKNIIHSVFMLVLVFLSVAAIYIITNAEFVGVTQIMVYIGGILILMMFGVMLTNRIDGGKMLTEHRRIIPAVLLGLGLAFVFYSTLQTKFPLAEFGPQSELDKSVTETIGINFMTHQLVALELTAVLLLMALIGAAFLAGSKFEDKK; encoded by the coding sequence GTGGAAGAGATCAATTTCAACATATTGGCATTTTATGGCTTTGCGGGGCTAGCGGTGATATCGGCGCTGATGATTTTGATGTCCAAAAACATCATCCATTCGGTGTTTATGTTGGTGCTGGTATTCTTGTCAGTAGCGGCGATATATATCATCACCAATGCGGAGTTTGTCGGTGTGACGCAGATCATGGTTTACATCGGAGGGATATTGATCCTGATGATGTTTGGCGTGATGCTCACCAATCGCATCGATGGAGGCAAGATGCTTACCGAACATAGGCGCATCATACCTGCGGTACTTTTGGGCTTAGGTTTGGCGTTTGTATTCTACAGTACGCTACAAACGAAGTTTCCTTTGGCGGAGTTTGGTCCGCAATCCGAGCTGGACAAATCAGTGACCGAGACGATCGGGATCAATTTCATGACGCATCAGTTGGTGGCGCTAGAGCTGACCGCTGTTTTGCTACTGATGGCACTGATCGGAGCGGCCTTCCTTGCAGGATCTAAATTCGAAGACAAGAAATGA
- a CDS encoding 4Fe-4S dicluster domain-containing protein, which produces MKTYFKNIIKTTGGLLYGLKITFRHFLKARTSRKPIGVADKDYFEHKEGIFTLKYPQEEFPVPDNGRYQLHNEIDDCIVCDKCAKVCPVNCIDIEPVRATEEIGKTSDGTSKKIYPAKFDIDMSKCCFCGLCTTVCPTECLTMTKEYDFSVFDLKAHNFEFSNMTADAVEEKKKELEIFNAEKEKAKAAAAAAKASTAKPAAAKPSFKPRVKPAATEGEATPEKKPAARPAFKPKVKKVDSESQEPNVDTESKEPKVKSQKPVFRPKIKKSGDEGQESRETKADEAEGKQKAEKPVFRPKIKKKTDAESQEPNVDTESKEPKAKSQKPVFRPKIKKTDAESQEPNVDTESKEPKAKSQKPVFRPKIKKAGGESQEAADSETNSESKEPKAKSQKPVFRPKIKKAGGESQEAADSETNSESEEPKAKSPKPVFRPKIKKKKTDDGESSTQSEE; this is translated from the coding sequence GTGAAGACCTATTTTAAAAATATCATCAAAACAACTGGCGGGCTGCTCTATGGCTTGAAGATCACCTTTAGGCACTTCTTGAAGGCGCGCACTTCGCGCAAGCCGATAGGCGTGGCAGACAAGGACTACTTCGAGCACAAGGAGGGCATCTTTACTCTCAAGTACCCCCAAGAGGAGTTTCCCGTACCGGACAATGGCCGCTACCAGCTGCACAATGAGATCGACGACTGTATCGTCTGTGACAAGTGTGCCAAGGTCTGCCCGGTCAACTGTATCGATATCGAACCCGTACGAGCGACCGAGGAGATCGGCAAGACCTCCGACGGGACATCCAAAAAAATATATCCGGCGAAGTTTGACATAGACATGTCCAAATGTTGCTTCTGTGGTCTCTGTACGACGGTATGTCCTACCGAGTGTCTGACGATGACCAAGGAGTACGACTTCAGTGTGTTTGATTTGAAGGCGCACAATTTTGAGTTCTCGAACATGACGGCTGATGCGGTGGAAGAGAAGAAGAAGGAGTTGGAAATATTCAATGCGGAGAAAGAAAAGGCCAAGGCAGCCGCCGCAGCAGCGAAAGCCAGTACGGCGAAACCTGCAGCTGCCAAGCCGTCTTTCAAACCGCGAGTGAAGCCTGCCGCTACGGAGGGAGAAGCTACGCCAGAGAAGAAACCCGCTGCGAGACCCGCTTTCAAACCGAAGGTGAAGAAGGTAGATTCGGAGAGTCAAGAACCGAATGTAGATACCGAAAGCAAAGAGCCAAAGGTCAAAAGCCAAAAGCCAGTGTTCCGTCCGAAGATCAAAAAGTCAGGAGACGAAGGTCAGGAGTCGAGAGAGACCAAAGCGGATGAGGCAGAGGGGAAACAGAAAGCTGAAAAACCTGTTTTCAGACCAAAGATCAAGAAGAAGACAGACGCTGAGAGTCAAGAGCCGAATGTAGATACCGAAAGCAAAGAGCCAAAGGCCAAAAGCCAAAAGCCAGTGTTCCGTCCAAAGATTAAGAAGACAGACGCTGAGAGTCAAGAGCCGAATGTAGATACCGAAAGCAAAGAGCCAAAGGCCAAAAGCCAAAAGCCAGTGTTCCGTCCGAAGATCAAGAAGGCTGGAGGCGAGAGTCAGGAGGCGGCAGATTCAGAGACAAACTCAGAAAGCAAAGAGCCAAAGGCCAAAAGCCAAAAGCCAGTTTTTCGTCCAAAGATCAAGAAGGCTGGAGGCGAGAGTCAGGAGGCGGCAGATTCAGAGACAAACTCAGAAAGCGAAGAGCCAAAAGCGAAAAGCCCTAAGCCAGTCTTTCGACCTAAAATAAAGAAAAAGAAAACAGATGACGGGGAGTCGTCTACCCAGAGCGAAGAATAG